A single genomic interval of Astyanax mexicanus isolate ESR-SI-001 chromosome 4, AstMex3_surface, whole genome shotgun sequence harbors:
- the LOC103041333 gene encoding NLR family CARD domain-containing protein 3-like isoform X3 translates to MIDLQNSSSGGGPPVIKEKRAASPAPSGVSMKSDRSMRNPLNFSSGGGSSGSRTETQRGASPEPSCVSMKSDRSMRNPLNFSSGGGSFGSRTETQRGASPEPSCVSMKSDASIGVPPDLSSEDMTSDPQEKRAASPAPSGVSLKSDQSMRNPPEFSSGGGSSWSRTETQRGASPEHSCVSMKSDRSMRNPLNFSSEDMTSDPHKKKHNNYREKLDHIFKKLEEKFISLVKNELNTFKKLLSPDYPACSEGEVDDDQKEGVLKVTLHILRNMNRIDLANTLESKLAPACQRKLKSKLRDKYQRINEGISGYVNSALLNEIYTELYITEGDGGDVNQEHEVMQIEAASRKKTTQERPIKCNDIFKPLPEQNQLIRTVLTKGVAGIGKTVSVQKFILDWAEGEANQDILFIFPLPFRELNLMKEKKLSLVNLLQSFFPETQDLKPRHYKGYKVMFIFDGLDECRLPLDFQHNENLVDLEEQTSVDVLLTNLIKGNLLPSALLWITSRPAAASQIPPECVDQVTEVRGFSDPQKQEYFSKRIRDQDLANKVFTHIRSSRSLYIMCHIPVFCWITATVLERMLSEAESGEIPKTLTQMFTHFLIYQIKHKSQKYSVKSDPDPQKTRTSILALGKLAFQQLEKGNLIFYEEDLRKSGIDIEEVSVYSGVCTQIFREEHELLLGKVFSFVHLSVQEFLAALYAFLCFIDRSVLNQQIPENQNSELSELFSKSTMTDFLSSAIDRALQSESGHLDLFLRFLLGLSLESNQTLLRVILTQTERISDSNEETVKYIKKKIEENSTPEKSINLFHCLNELNDHSLVQEVQKYLSAGGERRLQKARLSPAQWSALVFVLVNSEEELDEFNLSKYHPSEECLLRLLPVVKISRRAVLASCNLGLKTCENLKSVLNLENSPLKELDLSNNDLQDSGVELLSAGLKSSHCKLQILRLASCNLGVKTCENLESVLNLENSPLKELDLSNNDLQDSGVELLSAGLKSSHCKLQILRLSGCMITEKGCCSLASALISNPCHLKELDLTYNHPGESGVKLLSARLEDPHCKLEKLGVEHGRKIRIKPGFKKYGCDFTLDLNTAQCYLSLSEENRRVEWREELQSYPDHPERFDEYLQVLSRERVTGVTGDTGDTGRCYWEAEWSGRGAAVVAMSYKTISRKGGGPDCKFGENINSWSLDCFDYGYTVLHNNKRTDLSTPPSGCRRVGVYVDCPSGTLSFYRVSSDTPSPSHTPSHTPLHTLTHLHTFYTTFTQPLYAGFGVYPDSSVRLCKIE, encoded by the exons atgattgatcttcagaactccagcagtggaggaggacctcctgtcataaa ggagaagagagcagcatctccagcccccagtggagtgtctatgaagagtgaccggtccatgagGAATCCTCTaaacttcagcagtggaggaggaagctctgggtctcg aactgaaacccagagaggagcttctccagaacccagctgtgtttctatgaagagtgaccggtccatgagGAATCCTCTaaacttcagcagtggaggaggaagctttgggtctcg aactgaaacccagagaggagcttctccagaacccagctgtgtttctatgaagagtgacgcgtcCATCGGGGTTCCTCCTGAtctcagcagtgaagatatgacctctgacccaca ggagaagagagcagcatctccagcccccagtggagtgtctttgAAGAGTGATCAGTCCATGAGGAATCCTCCagagttcagcagtggaggaggaagctcttggtctcg aactgaaacccagagaggagcttctccagaacacagctgtgtttctatgaagagtgaccggtccatgagGAATCCTCTAAacttcagcagtgaagatatgacctctgacccaca TAAGAAGAAACACAACAATTACAGAgaaaaactggaccacatattcaag aagctggaggagaagtttatctctctagtgaagaatgagctgaacacattcaagaagctcctgagtccagattacccagcatgctctgagggagaggtggatgatgatcagaaggagggggtgctgaaggtcacactgcacatcctgaggaacatgaatcggatagacctcgccaacacactagagagca AATTAGCCCCAGCATGCcaacgaaagctcaaatccaagctaagagataaatatcagagaattaatgaaggaatatCAGGCTATGTAAattcagcacttctgaatgagatctacacagagctctacatcacagagggagatggaggagatgtcaatcaggaacatgaggtgatgcagattgaagctgcatccaggaaaaaaacaacacaggaaagaccaatcaaatgcaacgacatctttaaaccattaccagaacagaaccagctcatcagaactgtactgactaaaggagttgctggaattggaaaaacagtctctgtgcagaagttcattctggactgggctgaaggagaagcaaatcaggacattctcttcatatttccacttccttttagagagctgaatctgatgaaggagaagaagctcagtctggtgaatcttcttcagagcttcttcccagaaacacaagatttaaaaccaagacattataagggctacaaggtcatgttcatttttgatggtctggatgagtgtcgactgcctctggatttccagcacaatgagaacttggtagatttagaagagcaaacctcagtggatgttctgctgacgaacctcatcaaggggaatctgcttccctctgctctcctctggatcacctctcgaccagcagcggccagtcagatccctcctgagtgtgttgatcaggtaacagaagtgcggggtttcagtgaccctcagaaacaggaatacttcagtaagaggatcagagatcaggacctggccaacaaagtcttcacacacatcaggtcttcaagaagcctctacatcatgtgccacataccggtcttctgctggattacagccactgttctagagagaatgctgagcgaagctgagagtggagaaattcccaaaaccctgacgcagatgttcacacacttcctgatctatcagatcaaacacaagagccagaagtacagtgtgaaaagtgaccctgatcctcagaagactagaacaagtatcctggccctagggaaactggcgttccagcagctggagaaaggaaacctgatcttttatgaggaagatctaagaaaGAGTGGTATCGATATTGAagaagtgtcagtgtactcaggagtgtgtacccagatcttcagggaggaacatgagctgctcctggggaaggtcttcagctttgtacatctgagcgttcaggagtttcttgctgctttatatgcattccTCTGCTTCATTGACAGAAGCGTACTGAATCAGCAAATCCCTGAAAACCAAAACTCTGAACTATCTGAACTCTTCAGTAAGTCAACGatgactgacttcctcagcagtgccatagacagagccttacagagtgagagtggacacctggacctgttccttcgcttccttctgggtctctcactggagtctaatcagactctattacgagtcatactgacacagacagagaggatctctgacagcaatgaggaaacagtcaaatacatcaagaagaagattgaggagaactcaactccagagaaatccatcaatctgttccactgtctgaatgaactgaatgatcattctctggtgcaggaagtgcagaaatacctgagtgcAGGTGGAGAGCGTCGTCTTCAAAAGGCcaggctctctcctgctcagtggtcagctctggtgtttgtgttggtgaactcagaagaagagctggatgagtttaacctcagtaaatatcatccatcagaggagtgtcttctgaggctgctgccagtggttaaaatatccagaagagctgt acttgcttcatgtaatcttggactaaaaacgtgtgaaaatctgaaatcagttttaaacctggaaaactcccccctgaaagagctggacctcagtaacaatgacctgcaggactcaggagtggagctgctctctgctggactgaagagttcacactgtaaactgcagattctcag ACTAGCTTcctgtaatcttggagtaaagacgtgtgaaaatctggaatcagttttaaacctggaaaactcccccctgaaagagctggacctcagtaacaatgacctgcaggattcaggagtggagctgctctctgctggactgaagagttcacactgtaaactgcagattctcag attatctggttgtatgatcacagagaaaggctgttgttctctggcttctGCTCTAATTTCAAATCCCtgccacctgaaagagctggatctgacctacaaccacccaggagagtcaggagtgaagctccTTTCTGCCAGattggaggatccacactgcaaactggagaaactcgg agtggaacatggacggaagatcagaatcaaacctggattcaaaaaat acggctgtgatttcactctggatctgaacacagcgcagtgttatctctctctgagtgaggagaacaggagggtggagtggagAGAGGAgttgcagtcgtatcctgatcatccagagagatttgatgagtATCTGCAGGTtttgagtagagagagagtaactggtgttactggtgatactggtgatactggacgctgttactgggaggctgagtggagtggGAGAGGAGCAGCTGTTGTAGCtatgagttataaaaccatcagcaggaaaggaggaggaccAGACTGTAAGTTTGgagagaatataaactcctggagtctggaCTGCTTTGATTACGGATACActgttcttcacaataataaaagaactgatctctccactcctccctccggctgtaggagagtaggagtgtatgtggactgtccctccggcactctgtccttctacagagtctcctctgatacaccctcaccctcacacacaccctcacacacacccttacacactctcacacacttacacacattctacaccacctttactcagcccctctatgcagggtttGGGGTTTATCCTgactcctcagtgcgtctgtgcaagatagaataa
- the LOC103041333 gene encoding NACHT, LRR and PYD domains-containing protein 3-like isoform X10 produces MIDLQNSSSGGGPPVIKEKRAASPAPSGVSMKSDRSMRNPLNFSSGGGSSGSRTETQRGASPEPSCVSMKSDRSMRNPLNFSSGGGSFGSRTETQRGASPEPSCVSMKSDASIGVPPDLSSEDMTSDPQEKRAASPAPSGVSLKSDQSMRNPPEFSSGGGSSWSRTETQRGASPEHSCVSMKSDRSMRNPLNFSSEDMTSDPHKKKHNNYREKLDHIFKKLEEKFISLVKNELNTFKKLLSPDYPACSEGEVDDDQKEGVLKVTLHILRNMNRIDLANTLESKLAPACQRKLKSKLRDKYQRINEGISGYVNSALLNEIYTELYITEGDGGDVNQEHEVMQIEAASRKKTTQERPIKCNDIFKPLPEQNQLIRTVLTKGVAGIGKTVSVQKFILDWAEGEANQDILFIFPLPFRELNLMKEKKLSLVNLLQSFFPETQDLKPRHYKGYKVMFIFDGLDECRLPLDFQHNENLVDLEEQTSVDVLLTNLIKGNLLPSALLWITSRPAAASQIPPECVDQVTEVRGFSDPQKQEYFSKRIRDQDLANKVFTHIRSSRSLYIMCHIPVFCWITATVLERMLSEAESGEIPKTLTQMFTHFLIYQIKHKSQKYSVKSDPDPQKTRTSILALGKLAFQQLEKGNLIFYEEDLRKSGIDIEEVSVYSGVCTQIFREEHELLLGKVFSFVHLSVQEFLAALYAFLCFIDRSVLNQQIPENQNSELSELFSKSTMTDFLSSAIDRALQSESGHLDLFLRFLLGLSLESNQTLLRVILTQTERISDSNEETVKYIKKKIEENSTPEKSINLFHCLNELNDHSLVQEVQKYLSAGGERRLQKARLSPAQWSALVFVLVNSEEELDEFNLSKYHPSEECLLRLLPVVKISRRAVLASCNLGLKTCENLKSVLNLENSPLKELDLSNNDLQDSGVELLSAGLKSSHCKLQILRLSGCMITEKGCCSLASALISNPCHLKELDLTYNHPGESGVKLLSARLEDPHCKLEKLGVEHGRKIRIKPGFKKYGCDFTLDLNTAQCYLSLSEENRRVEWREELQSYPDHPERFDEYLQVLSRERVTGVTGDTGDTGRCYWEAEWSGRGAAVVAMSYKTISRKGGGPDCKFGENINSWSLDCFDYGYTVLHNNKRTDLSTPPSGCRRVGVYVDCPSGTLSFYRVSSDTPSPSHTPSHTPLHTLTHLHTFYTTFTQPLYAGFGVYPDSSVRLCKIE; encoded by the exons atgattgatcttcagaactccagcagtggaggaggacctcctgtcataaa ggagaagagagcagcatctccagcccccagtggagtgtctatgaagagtgaccggtccatgagGAATCCTCTaaacttcagcagtggaggaggaagctctgggtctcg aactgaaacccagagaggagcttctccagaacccagctgtgtttctatgaagagtgaccggtccatgagGAATCCTCTaaacttcagcagtggaggaggaagctttgggtctcg aactgaaacccagagaggagcttctccagaacccagctgtgtttctatgaagagtgacgcgtcCATCGGGGTTCCTCCTGAtctcagcagtgaagatatgacctctgacccaca ggagaagagagcagcatctccagcccccagtggagtgtctttgAAGAGTGATCAGTCCATGAGGAATCCTCCagagttcagcagtggaggaggaagctcttggtctcg aactgaaacccagagaggagcttctccagaacacagctgtgtttctatgaagagtgaccggtccatgagGAATCCTCTAAacttcagcagtgaagatatgacctctgacccaca TAAGAAGAAACACAACAATTACAGAgaaaaactggaccacatattcaag aagctggaggagaagtttatctctctagtgaagaatgagctgaacacattcaagaagctcctgagtccagattacccagcatgctctgagggagaggtggatgatgatcagaaggagggggtgctgaaggtcacactgcacatcctgaggaacatgaatcggatagacctcgccaacacactagagagca AATTAGCCCCAGCATGCcaacgaaagctcaaatccaagctaagagataaatatcagagaattaatgaaggaatatCAGGCTATGTAAattcagcacttctgaatgagatctacacagagctctacatcacagagggagatggaggagatgtcaatcaggaacatgaggtgatgcagattgaagctgcatccaggaaaaaaacaacacaggaaagaccaatcaaatgcaacgacatctttaaaccattaccagaacagaaccagctcatcagaactgtactgactaaaggagttgctggaattggaaaaacagtctctgtgcagaagttcattctggactgggctgaaggagaagcaaatcaggacattctcttcatatttccacttccttttagagagctgaatctgatgaaggagaagaagctcagtctggtgaatcttcttcagagcttcttcccagaaacacaagatttaaaaccaagacattataagggctacaaggtcatgttcatttttgatggtctggatgagtgtcgactgcctctggatttccagcacaatgagaacttggtagatttagaagagcaaacctcagtggatgttctgctgacgaacctcatcaaggggaatctgcttccctctgctctcctctggatcacctctcgaccagcagcggccagtcagatccctcctgagtgtgttgatcaggtaacagaagtgcggggtttcagtgaccctcagaaacaggaatacttcagtaagaggatcagagatcaggacctggccaacaaagtcttcacacacatcaggtcttcaagaagcctctacatcatgtgccacataccggtcttctgctggattacagccactgttctagagagaatgctgagcgaagctgagagtggagaaattcccaaaaccctgacgcagatgttcacacacttcctgatctatcagatcaaacacaagagccagaagtacagtgtgaaaagtgaccctgatcctcagaagactagaacaagtatcctggccctagggaaactggcgttccagcagctggagaaaggaaacctgatcttttatgaggaagatctaagaaaGAGTGGTATCGATATTGAagaagtgtcagtgtactcaggagtgtgtacccagatcttcagggaggaacatgagctgctcctggggaaggtcttcagctttgtacatctgagcgttcaggagtttcttgctgctttatatgcattccTCTGCTTCATTGACAGAAGCGTACTGAATCAGCAAATCCCTGAAAACCAAAACTCTGAACTATCTGAACTCTTCAGTAAGTCAACGatgactgacttcctcagcagtgccatagacagagccttacagagtgagagtggacacctggacctgttccttcgcttccttctgggtctctcactggagtctaatcagactctattacgagtcatactgacacagacagagaggatctctgacagcaatgaggaaacagtcaaatacatcaagaagaagattgaggagaactcaactccagagaaatccatcaatctgttccactgtctgaatgaactgaatgatcattctctggtgcaggaagtgcagaaatacctgagtgcAGGTGGAGAGCGTCGTCTTCAAAAGGCcaggctctctcctgctcagtggtcagctctggtgtttgtgttggtgaactcagaagaagagctggatgagtttaacctcagtaaatatcatccatcagaggagtgtcttctgaggctgctgccagtggttaaaatatccagaagagctgt acttgcttcatgtaatcttggactaaaaacgtgtgaaaatctgaaatcagttttaaacctggaaaactcccccctgaaagagctggacctcagtaacaatgacctgcaggactcaggagtggagctgctctctgctggactgaagagttcacactgtaaactgcagattctcag attatctggttgtatgatcacagagaaaggctgttgttctctggcttctGCTCTAATTTCAAATCCCtgccacctgaaagagctggatctgacctacaaccacccaggagagtcaggagtgaagctccTTTCTGCCAGattggaggatccacactgcaaactggagaaactcgg agtggaacatggacggaagatcagaatcaaacctggattcaaaaaat acggctgtgatttcactctggatctgaacacagcgcagtgttatctctctctgagtgaggagaacaggagggtggagtggagAGAGGAgttgcagtcgtatcctgatcatccagagagatttgatgagtATCTGCAGGTtttgagtagagagagagtaactggtgttactggtgatactggtgatactggacgctgttactgggaggctgagtggagtggGAGAGGAGCAGCTGTTGTAGCtatgagttataaaaccatcagcaggaaaggaggaggaccAGACTGTAAGTTTGgagagaatataaactcctggagtctggaCTGCTTTGATTACGGATACActgttcttcacaataataaaagaactgatctctccactcctccctccggctgtaggagagtaggagtgtatgtggactgtccctccggcactctgtccttctacagagtctcctctgatacaccctcaccctcacacacaccctcacacacacccttacacactctcacacacttacacacattctacaccacctttactcagcccctctatgcagggtttGGGGTTTATCCTgactcctcagtgcgtctgtgcaagatagaataa